Proteins encoded together in one Chitinophaga sp. LS1 window:
- a CDS encoding metallophosphoesterase family protein, with product MKYSTPVQKRDQPDDSYKFQPLPAPTGPFPYQLDIAQVIPDINTQKMTFHLAGDTGSIRSTDFQRKVITAMQAQFEQDNPPQFLFHLGDVVYNHGEASQYYRQFFGPFQNYPAPIFAIAGNHDSDVNPAAPPYHSLEPFVKVFCDTAPNTVPFSNDIARKSMIQPNVYWTLKTPLANIIGMHSNVPKFGIVTPEQQEWLKAELRSADAERPGKALILCIHHAPYSADINHGSSIPMITLLEGIFEETGVRPDIVFSGHVHNYQRLVKKYNSGRSVCFVVAGGGGYDELHPIAELSDTRFTNKLDLFEGVTLENYCDQLHGFLRFSIEKTGVQLVMKGDYYSVADDGVVTMEDQFEIKL from the coding sequence ATGAAATATAGCACACCGGTTCAGAAGAGAGATCAGCCAGACGATTCGTATAAATTTCAGCCTTTGCCTGCCCCAACAGGGCCTTTCCCTTACCAACTTGATATAGCGCAGGTGATTCCGGACATCAATACACAGAAGATGACTTTTCACCTTGCAGGTGATACAGGTAGTATCAGAAGCACTGATTTTCAACGGAAAGTGATTACAGCCATGCAGGCGCAATTTGAACAGGACAATCCTCCACAATTTTTATTTCACCTGGGCGATGTGGTATATAACCATGGTGAAGCCAGTCAATACTACAGGCAATTCTTTGGTCCGTTTCAAAACTATCCGGCACCGATATTTGCTATAGCAGGTAACCATGACAGTGATGTGAATCCGGCGGCGCCACCTTATCATAGCCTGGAGCCTTTTGTGAAAGTGTTTTGTGATACGGCACCGAACACCGTACCATTCAGCAATGATATAGCGCGGAAAAGCATGATACAGCCAAATGTCTACTGGACACTCAAAACGCCTTTGGCGAACATCATCGGCATGCATAGCAATGTGCCAAAATTCGGTATTGTTACGCCTGAACAACAGGAGTGGCTGAAAGCCGAACTACGTAGTGCAGATGCAGAGCGGCCGGGCAAAGCCCTTATTCTTTGTATTCACCATGCACCTTATTCTGCAGATATTAATCACGGATCCAGTATTCCCATGATCACTTTGCTGGAAGGGATCTTTGAAGAGACAGGTGTGCGGCCGGACATAGTGTTTAGCGGGCACGTACATAATTACCAGCGATTGGTGAAAAAATATAATAGTGGACGTTCTGTTTGCTTTGTAGTAGCCGGTGGTGGCGGGTATGATGAATTACATCCGATAGCAGAATTGTCTGATACAAGATTTACGAATAAGCTGGATCTTTTTGAAGGTGTTACCCTGGAAAATTATTGCGATCAGCTGCATGGATTTCTACGGTTTAGTATAGAGAAGACAGGGGTGCAGCTGGTAATGAAAGGAGATTATTATTCAGTTGCGGATGATGGAGTTGTTACAATGGAAGATCAGTTTGAAATAAAGCTTTGA
- a CDS encoding isochorismatase family cysteine hydrolase encodes MNALLVMDVQNAVIRQLPDYNNVITNVSKAISIARSKNIPVIYVVVGFRPGMPEISMNNKVFGASKTRSGGAGGGQSEAMAIDAAIAPLENEIIVIKRRISAFTGSDLEVVLRAQGIQHLILTGVASSSVVLSTLREAADKDYRITVLADCCTDRDPALHDVLVEKVFPFQAEVITINEF; translated from the coding sequence ATGAACGCCCTGTTAGTAATGGACGTGCAAAATGCTGTCATTCGCCAGTTACCCGATTATAACAATGTCATCACTAATGTCAGTAAAGCGATCAGCATCGCGCGCAGTAAAAATATTCCGGTCATCTATGTCGTAGTAGGTTTTCGTCCTGGTATGCCTGAGATCAGTATGAATAATAAAGTATTTGGCGCCAGCAAAACCCGTTCCGGCGGCGCTGGCGGTGGCCAGAGCGAAGCGATGGCGATAGATGCTGCTATTGCGCCTTTGGAAAATGAAATTATTGTTATCAAACGCCGGATCAGCGCTTTTACAGGAAGTGACCTGGAAGTGGTATTGAGAGCGCAGGGGATACAGCACCTGATCCTTACAGGGGTGGCTAGCAGTAGTGTCGTATTATCTACCCTGCGCGAAGCGGCGGATAAGGATTATCGTATCACAGTGCTGGCTGATTGTTGTACTGACCGGGATCCTGCATTGCATGATGTATTGGTTGAAAAAGTATTCCCCTTTCAGGCGGAAGTGATCACTATAAATGAATTCTGA
- a CDS encoding ABC transporter permease has protein sequence MRTIRFLLQKEFRQIFRNRSILVMVLVMPVMQLFILPLAANYEVKNINLAIIDNDHSSYSQKLISKITASGYFKLTGYVFSYKEALHLIEEDKADLLLEIPHNFEKNLVRENREQLFVAVNAINGTKASLGGVYLNSVIRDENNDIRLQLVEPARFQSQPMVEIVSSNWFNPHLDYHLFMVPGILAILVTMIGGFLTALNIVKEKEVGTIEQINVTPIKKHHFILGKLIPFWVLGNVVFTLGLIVARVAYGIVPLGNIFLLYGFIWVYLLAVLGFGLLVSTYCDTQQQAMFIMFFFVMIFILMGGLFTSIDSMPDWAQVVTKFNPVSYLIEVMRMIVLKGSGIRDVLPKLGVILIFAFVLNTWAVLNYRKTN, from the coding sequence ATGAGAACGATCCGGTTTTTATTACAAAAAGAATTCAGGCAGATCTTTCGTAACCGTTCTATCCTTGTGATGGTGCTGGTGATGCCGGTGATGCAGTTGTTTATCCTGCCTCTGGCCGCGAATTATGAGGTAAAGAATATTAACCTGGCGATCATTGACAATGACCATTCTTCATATTCGCAGAAACTGATCAGCAAGATCACCGCTTCAGGATATTTCAAATTAACGGGGTATGTATTTTCTTATAAAGAAGCCCTACATTTGATTGAAGAAGATAAAGCAGATCTGTTGCTGGAGATACCGCATAACTTTGAGAAAAATCTGGTCAGGGAGAACCGTGAGCAGTTGTTTGTAGCGGTCAACGCCATCAATGGCACCAAAGCCAGTCTGGGCGGCGTATACCTGAATAGTGTGATCAGGGATGAAAATAATGACATCCGGCTACAGCTGGTAGAACCTGCGCGTTTTCAATCACAGCCCATGGTGGAAATCGTTTCGTCTAACTGGTTCAACCCACACCTGGATTATCATTTATTTATGGTACCTGGAATACTGGCTATACTGGTCACAATGATCGGTGGTTTCCTCACGGCATTGAATATTGTAAAGGAAAAAGAAGTAGGTACCATAGAGCAGATCAATGTAACACCTATTAAGAAACATCATTTTATACTGGGAAAGCTGATTCCATTCTGGGTATTGGGCAATGTCGTATTCACACTGGGTTTGATTGTAGCAAGGGTAGCATATGGAATAGTACCATTGGGAAATATCTTTTTACTCTATGGTTTTATCTGGGTATACCTGTTGGCAGTATTAGGTTTTGGCCTGCTGGTATCAACGTATTGTGACACGCAACAGCAGGCGATGTTCATTATGTTCTTCTTTGTAATGATCTTTATTTTGATGGGTGGTTTGTTCACTTCTATTGATAGTATGCCAGACTGGGCACAGGTGGTGACAAAGTTCAACCCGGTGAGTTACCTGATAGAAGTGATGCGTATGATCGTATTGAAAGGCAGTGGTATCCGCGATGTGCTGCCTAAACTGGGTGTGATATTGATCTTTGCTTTTGTATTGAATACGTGGGCGGTATTGAATTATAGAAAGACTAATTAA
- a CDS encoding ABC transporter permease → MKQLYTFIRKEFAHVLRDRKTLLILFGLPIVQILIFGFALTNEVRNAKIVIYDQAQDVASQQLISKIEASRYFDIAYAVMDRSGIDAAFKKGDIRLAVIFPQGFNNDLLHTHHAQIQIIADGADPNTATTLTSYITSIIQDYMAAQEPFQISPQIRYLYNPQLKGAPNFVPGVMSLVLMLVCVMMTAVSIVREKETGTMEVLLVSPFSPLMVIISKAIPYLLLSLINVTTILLLSTFVLKLPINGSIPLLFAESTLFIITCLTLGIFISVKTSSQQVAMLISLMGMMLPTILFSGFMFPVENMPLPLQLISNIVPSKWYYNIVKAIMIKGLGFSAVWKETLILAGITVVLLFVSFKSFKIRLS, encoded by the coding sequence ATGAAACAGTTGTATACTTTTATCAGGAAAGAATTTGCACATGTACTGAGAGACAGGAAGACCCTTCTGATCCTCTTTGGCTTGCCGATCGTGCAGATCCTGATCTTTGGCTTTGCCCTGACGAATGAAGTCCGGAATGCGAAGATTGTGATCTATGATCAGGCACAGGATGTGGCTTCGCAACAACTGATCAGTAAAATTGAAGCCAGCCGTTATTTCGATATTGCCTATGCGGTGATGGATCGTTCGGGTATTGATGCTGCTTTCAAAAAGGGCGATATCAGACTGGCTGTGATCTTCCCACAGGGATTTAATAATGACCTGTTGCATACACACCATGCGCAGATCCAGATCATTGCTGATGGGGCTGACCCGAATACAGCCACAACGCTGACCAGTTATATTACGTCGATCATACAGGATTATATGGCGGCACAGGAGCCTTTCCAGATAAGTCCTCAGATCAGGTATTTGTATAACCCGCAATTGAAAGGTGCGCCGAACTTTGTACCGGGGGTCATGTCGCTCGTACTGATGCTGGTATGTGTGATGATGACGGCAGTGTCGATTGTGCGCGAGAAGGAAACAGGTACGATGGAAGTACTGCTGGTATCACCTTTTAGTCCGCTGATGGTGATTATATCCAAGGCCATTCCGTACCTCCTGCTGTCATTGATCAACGTAACCACCATTTTACTCCTCAGCACCTTTGTGCTAAAATTACCCATCAATGGCAGTATACCATTATTGTTTGCAGAAAGCACCTTATTTATAATTACCTGTCTGACGCTGGGGATCTTCATCTCAGTAAAAACAAGTTCGCAGCAGGTAGCGATGCTGATCTCACTGATGGGTATGATGCTGCCTACGATCCTCTTTAGCGGGTTTATGTTCCCCGTAGAGAACATGCCACTCCCCTTGCAGTTGATTAGCAATATCGTGCCTTCTAAGTGGTATTATAATATTGTGAAGGCGATTATGATCAAGGGGCTGGGATTCTCTGCCGTGTGGAAAGAAACACTGATACTGGCAGGTATTACAGTGGTTTTATTATTCGTGAGCTTTAAAAGTTTCAAAATCAGGTTATCATGA
- a CDS encoding ABC transporter ATP-binding protein gives MIKTDKLTKRFGDFIATNEITFEVAKGEIFGFLGANGAGKTTAMRMLCGLSTPSSGSATIAGFDVYKQTEQIKKNIGYMSQKFSLYEDLTVTENIRFFGGIYGLSNQQLKTKSQQLIHDLGLEKEAKKLVGSLPLGWKQKLSFSIAVLHEPKIVFLDEPTGGVDPITRRQFWNLIYDAADSGVTVFVTTHYMDEAEYCNRISIMVDGRIKALDTPHNLKNTYHASSMDEVFYALARSAKRSE, from the coding sequence ATGATCAAAACAGATAAACTAACCAAGCGCTTCGGCGATTTCATTGCAACAAATGAAATCACTTTTGAAGTAGCCAAAGGCGAGATCTTCGGATTCCTGGGCGCCAATGGTGCAGGCAAAACAACTGCTATGCGCATGCTCTGCGGACTGTCCACACCGAGTTCTGGCAGTGCGACCATCGCGGGTTTTGATGTCTATAAACAAACGGAACAGATCAAAAAGAACATCGGGTACATGAGCCAGAAGTTCTCCTTATATGAAGACCTGACGGTAACAGAGAATATCCGGTTCTTTGGTGGTATTTATGGTTTGAGCAATCAACAACTTAAAACCAAGAGTCAGCAACTGATCCATGACTTAGGCCTTGAAAAAGAAGCGAAGAAACTAGTGGGTTCCCTCCCACTCGGCTGGAAACAAAAACTCTCATTTTCTATAGCTGTATTGCACGAACCGAAGATCGTATTCCTGGATGAACCAACTGGCGGCGTAGATCCTATTACCCGCAGACAATTCTGGAACCTGATCTATGATGCGGCAGACAGCGGCGTAACAGTATTCGTGACCACCCACTACATGGACGAAGCAGAATATTGTAACCGTATTTCTATTATGGTGGATGGTCGTATTAAAGCGTTGGACACACCCCATAATCTGAAGAATACATACCATGCTTCCAGCATGGATGAAGTCTTTTACGCACTGGCCCGCAGTGCAAAACGTAGCGAATGA